A region of Streptomyces sp. NBC_01267 DNA encodes the following proteins:
- a CDS encoding TetR/AcrR family transcriptional regulator — MAERVVPAPDRRRRRPTKTGVVLSEELIVATALRLLREHGAAALTVRRLGAALGADPSALYRYFRDTDDLLLAVADELIGLAMRAWQPTGDWRADLRDLGLRIHSGALAHPQAAVLSSCRATGRANEIRSVEAILGVLRGAGFPETEAVRIYHAFVDQTLAFAALDAAAEALPPEARGADDDVWRATYAELPADSHPNIAAASRHLVARMNLSAYPTALELLLSAAGARLAALQRSGESGAGTPPRRGLP; from the coding sequence GTGGCTGAGCGAGTGGTCCCGGCGCCGGATCGGCGGCGCAGGCGTCCGACCAAGACGGGCGTCGTCCTGTCCGAGGAACTGATCGTCGCGACGGCCCTGCGGCTGCTGCGGGAGCACGGCGCCGCGGCCCTGACCGTACGCCGCCTGGGCGCGGCGCTGGGCGCCGACCCGAGCGCCCTGTACCGCTACTTCCGCGACACCGACGATCTGCTGCTCGCCGTCGCAGACGAGCTCATCGGCCTGGCGATGCGCGCCTGGCAGCCGACCGGCGACTGGCGTGCCGATCTGCGGGACCTGGGTCTCCGCATCCACTCGGGGGCGCTCGCCCACCCACAGGCCGCCGTGCTCAGCTCCTGCCGGGCCACCGGCAGGGCGAACGAGATCCGGTCGGTGGAGGCGATCCTCGGTGTGCTGCGCGGAGCCGGTTTCCCCGAGACCGAGGCGGTGCGGATCTACCACGCGTTCGTCGACCAGACGCTGGCGTTCGCCGCACTGGACGCGGCGGCGGAGGCCCTGCCGCCGGAGGCGCGGGGCGCGGACGACGACGTCTGGCGGGCGACCTACGCCGAGCTGCCCGCCGACAGCCATCCGAACATCGCGGCGGCCTCCCGGCACCTGGTGGCCAGAATGAACCTCAGCGCCTATCCGACGGCCCTGGAACTGCTGCTGTCGGCCGCCGGGGCCCGGCTGGCCGCGCTCCAGCGGTCCGGCGAGTCAGGGGCGGGAACACCCCCGCGGCGCGGTCTCCCATAA
- a CDS encoding ROK family transcriptional regulator, giving the protein MPRTSRDIRTANRHAVLRQIIAHSPASRQELAAATGLSLATVATLVGELVEFGLLTDVGFEESAGGRPRGLVAVDPARGALIGVDVAETYVHAEIFDLSLTVLARADTGLRPGETEPERVVAHIAEAVDSVVERSGVDPARVLGAGISMPGQVDREAGSSVYAVNWGWHDVPLLSLLAERLPYPLYLDNPLHASTVAELWFGAARGRSDAVVVNLGTGVGAGIAVGGSLHRGVTNTAGEWGHTTLVLDGRLCHCGNRGCIEAYVGAPGIMRHLRELAPSGPLLHPDDQTATIGALGAALADGDRVAVQVVRETARCLGAALADLVGLLNPEVIVLSSWVAAALGEPLLDEVRTAVSRRAPARPLAATEIVLSPIPTDPVSLGAATFALEGALASAGRKTAGPKTAGRGTAVPKTAGRGTALPKNAVPKTAGTAVRR; this is encoded by the coding sequence GTGCCACGCACGTCCCGTGACATCCGCACCGCCAACCGTCACGCCGTCCTGCGGCAGATCATCGCCCACTCCCCCGCCTCCCGGCAGGAACTGGCGGCGGCCACCGGGCTCAGCCTGGCGACCGTCGCCACCCTGGTGGGAGAACTGGTCGAGTTCGGTCTGCTCACCGACGTCGGATTCGAGGAATCCGCGGGCGGCCGGCCCCGCGGTCTCGTCGCGGTCGACCCGGCCCGTGGTGCGCTGATCGGCGTCGATGTGGCGGAGACGTACGTCCACGCCGAGATCTTCGACCTGTCCCTGACCGTGCTGGCCCGCGCGGACACCGGGCTGCGCCCCGGTGAGACGGAGCCGGAGCGGGTGGTGGCGCACATCGCCGAGGCGGTGGACTCGGTGGTGGAGCGGTCGGGCGTCGATCCGGCGAGGGTGCTGGGGGCCGGGATCAGCATGCCCGGCCAGGTGGACCGTGAGGCCGGTTCCTCGGTGTACGCGGTCAACTGGGGCTGGCACGACGTGCCGTTGCTGAGCCTGCTGGCCGAACGGCTGCCGTACCCGCTGTACCTGGACAATCCGCTGCACGCCAGCACGGTCGCCGAGCTGTGGTTCGGCGCGGCGCGCGGGCGTTCCGACGCGGTGGTGGTCAATCTCGGTACGGGTGTGGGCGCGGGGATCGCGGTGGGCGGCTCCCTGCACCGGGGGGTGACCAACACGGCGGGCGAGTGGGGCCACACCACGCTCGTGCTCGACGGGCGGCTCTGCCACTGCGGCAACCGGGGCTGCATCGAGGCATACGTCGGAGCACCCGGCATCATGCGGCACCTGCGTGAACTGGCCCCGTCCGGACCGCTGTTGCACCCCGACGACCAGACGGCGACCATCGGCGCGCTCGGGGCGGCCCTGGCGGACGGCGACCGGGTGGCGGTCCAGGTGGTCCGGGAGACGGCCCGCTGCCTCGGCGCGGCCCTCGCCGATCTGGTCGGCCTGCTCAATCCGGAAGTGATCGTGCTCAGCAGCTGGGTCGCCGCCGCACTGGGCGAGCCGCTGCTCGACGAGGTGCGTACGGCGGTGTCCCGGCGGGCACCGGCCCGGCCGCTGGCCGCCACCGAGATCGTGCTGAGTCCGATCCCCACCGACCCCGTCAGTCTCGGCGCCGCGACCTTCGCGCTCGAAGGGGCGCTGGCGTCCGCCGGACGGAAGACCGCCGGACCCAAGACCGCTGGACGCGGGACCGCCGTACCGAAGACCGCGGGACGCGGGACCGCCCTACCGAAGAACGCCGTACCGAAGACCGCCGGGACCGCGGTCCGGCGCTGA
- a CDS encoding M56 family metallopeptidase, producing MIYAVWVPLLMPLLAAPAARRLAELLSPRQAVRLLTAAALTLGSCSAAALGLLVVAGALRLPPVAALGELIHPPADSGPATAVTAVAAALALAVCTAALVRTVLRQRAELREARRRHGGAGELAVVRDAAPDAYALPGRPGRIVVTTGMLDALAPAEREALFAHERAHLAGRHHLFIAAAELAALCHPALRALRAPLGYALERCADESAAGAVGDRSLAARAIGRAALAAHRAPAARPSVVLAATAGPVPRRVAALLGRHPTGRAGHGRRGRAARTVAAALLVCLSLSAAGALDAAKDLHGGIEAAQGGTGHH from the coding sequence GTGATCTACGCCGTGTGGGTGCCCCTGCTGATGCCGCTGCTCGCGGCTCCCGCGGCCCGCCGGCTGGCCGAGCTGCTGTCCCCGCGGCAGGCCGTCCGGCTGCTGACCGCCGCCGCGCTGACGCTCGGCAGCTGCTCCGCGGCGGCGCTGGGTCTGCTGGTCGTGGCGGGCGCCCTGCGGCTGCCACCGGTCGCCGCGCTCGGTGAGCTGATCCACCCACCGGCCGACAGCGGTCCTGCCACCGCCGTGACGGCCGTGGCAGCCGCCCTCGCGCTGGCCGTCTGCACCGCCGCGCTGGTACGGACCGTGCTGCGGCAGCGCGCCGAGCTCCGCGAGGCCCGGCGCCGGCACGGCGGTGCGGGTGAACTGGCCGTGGTGCGCGACGCCGCTCCCGACGCGTACGCACTGCCCGGCAGGCCGGGCCGGATCGTCGTCACGACCGGAATGCTCGACGCCCTCGCACCGGCCGAGCGCGAAGCCCTCTTCGCCCATGAGCGGGCGCACCTCGCGGGCCGCCATCACCTGTTCATCGCGGCGGCCGAACTGGCCGCGCTCTGCCATCCGGCGCTGCGCGCGCTGCGGGCCCCGCTCGGCTACGCCCTGGAGCGCTGCGCGGACGAGTCGGCGGCCGGGGCCGTCGGTGACCGTTCCCTCGCGGCGCGGGCGATCGGCCGTGCCGCGCTGGCCGCGCACCGGGCGCCCGCCGCCCGGCCGAGCGTCGTACTGGCGGCCACCGCGGGCCCGGTCCCGCGCCGGGTCGCCGCGCTGCTGGGGCGCCACCCCACCGGCCGCGCCGGGCACGGGCGGCGCGGCCGGGCCGCCCGGACGGTCGCCGCCGCGCTGCTGGTCTGTCTGTCGCTGTCGGCCGCCGGAGCGCTCGACGCCGCGAAGGATCTGCACGGCGGCATCGAGGCGGCGCAGGGCGGGACCGGGCACCACTGA
- a CDS encoding BlaI/MecI/CopY family transcriptional regulator, translating into MTEEHPERRPAGELEASVLATLWAADGPLTPADVQRTLGSGLARTTVTTILSRLYEKGWVGRTRSGRGFAYTPTEDSPGLTARRMHTELEKEEDRSTVLARFVSRLSSDDERLLRELLEGEGK; encoded by the coding sequence ATGACCGAGGAGCACCCAGAGCGGCGGCCGGCCGGAGAGCTGGAGGCGAGCGTACTGGCGACGCTGTGGGCCGCCGACGGACCGCTGACGCCCGCGGATGTGCAGCGGACCCTCGGCAGTGGGCTCGCCCGCACCACCGTGACCACGATCCTGAGCAGGCTGTACGAAAAGGGGTGGGTGGGCCGGACCCGCTCGGGACGCGGCTTCGCGTACACCCCGACCGAGGACTCCCCCGGCCTCACCGCCCGCCGGATGCACACCGAACTGGAGAAGGAGGAGGACCGCTCCACGGTCCTCGCCCGGTTCGTGTCCCGGCTGAGCTCCGACGACGAGCGGCTGCTGCGCGAGCTGCTGGAGGGTGAGGGCAAGTGA
- a CDS encoding FAD-binding protein, with protein sequence MLTNWAGNIAFTASHIDRPTTLGGLRRLVATGARVRALGSGHSFNEIADTGGTLVSVAGLPSEIDVDTAASTVRVAAGTRYAELAREVHRHGLALHNMASLPHISVAGSVATGTHGSGVANGGLATAVRELELVTAEGDLLTLSRDRDGDRFAGAVVSLGALGVVTSLTLDLVPGFELAQRVHTGLPLSVLDEHFGAVTSAAYSVSLFTDWRGPLFGQVWLKYAADREPEFPWAPEAPGPLHPVPGVSPVHCTRQQGVPGPWHERLPHFRAEFTPSSGEELQSEYLVDRRHALAALHAVDAIRASVAPVLQVCEVRTVAADGLWLSPAYGHDTVALHFTWLKDTAAVLPVLGLLEEALGPFAARPHWGKLFTVPADRLPDLYPRLADFRGLARELDPKGKFTNAFLAPVLRGV encoded by the coding sequence ATGCTGACGAACTGGGCGGGGAACATCGCCTTCACCGCATCCCACATCGACCGGCCCACCACGCTCGGCGGACTGCGCCGGCTCGTCGCCACCGGGGCGCGGGTGCGGGCGCTGGGAAGCGGCCACTCGTTCAACGAGATCGCCGACACCGGGGGCACGCTGGTCTCGGTGGCCGGGCTGCCGTCCGAGATCGACGTGGACACGGCCGCTTCGACGGTCCGGGTCGCGGCGGGCACACGGTACGCCGAACTGGCCCGCGAGGTGCACCGGCACGGCCTCGCCCTGCACAACATGGCCTCCCTCCCGCACATCTCCGTCGCCGGTTCGGTGGCCACCGGCACGCACGGTTCCGGGGTGGCGAACGGCGGGCTCGCCACCGCGGTGAGGGAGTTGGAGCTGGTCACCGCCGAGGGCGACCTGCTGACGCTGAGCCGCGACCGGGACGGTGACCGTTTCGCCGGGGCCGTCGTCTCGCTAGGGGCGCTGGGGGTCGTCACCTCGCTCACCCTGGATCTGGTGCCGGGCTTCGAACTGGCCCAGCGGGTGCACACCGGGCTGCCGCTGTCCGTCCTGGACGAGCACTTCGGCGCGGTGACCTCCGCCGCGTACAGCGTGAGCCTCTTCACCGACTGGCGCGGTCCGCTCTTCGGACAGGTGTGGCTGAAGTACGCCGCGGACCGGGAGCCGGAGTTCCCGTGGGCGCCCGAGGCGCCGGGGCCGCTGCACCCGGTACCCGGGGTGTCGCCCGTGCACTGCACCCGGCAGCAGGGGGTGCCGGGGCCGTGGCACGAGCGACTGCCGCATTTCCGGGCGGAGTTCACGCCGAGTTCCGGCGAGGAGCTCCAGTCGGAGTACCTGGTGGACCGGCGGCACGCGCTCGCCGCGCTGCACGCCGTCGACGCGATCCGTGCGTCGGTCGCGCCGGTGCTCCAGGTCTGCGAGGTGCGCACGGTCGCCGCCGACGGTCTGTGGCTGAGCCCGGCGTACGGGCACGACACCGTCGCGCTGCACTTCACCTGGCTGAAGGACACGGCCGCCGTGCTGCCAGTGCTCGGGCTGCTGGAGGAGGCGCTCGGTCCGTTCGCCGCGCGCCCGCACTGGGGGAAGCTCTTCACCGTCCCCGCCGACCGGCTGCCGGACCTCTACCCGAGACTGGCGGACTTCCGGGGGCTGGCGCGGGAGCTGGACCCGAAGGGCAAGTTCACCAACGCGTTCCTCGCGCCGGTGCTGCGCGGCGTCTGA